The following proteins come from a genomic window of Pangasianodon hypophthalmus isolate fPanHyp1 chromosome 24, fPanHyp1.pri, whole genome shotgun sequence:
- the si:dkey-193c22.1 gene encoding uncharacterized protein si:dkey-193c22.1 has translation MYNMRLPVAAAAIIVAIPYSISLTAQWFYGWPDKPGYKKYIEALKPKRIYHLTRAVLEMMKYLQYSKLYFQWKLWYKKNDNKQCVKGIPFGHRGNKLDLYHSPRLDQSDTELSPVVVFVYGGAWGSGERSMYCLLAIQMAKELNASVICPDYSTYPKGNVLNMVQDISDSLMWVRENGHSFHLDKDNIVLIGHSAGAHLCALTTLFLLEGVESLFIEPFRQREMINSIKGVIGLSGVYDVMDHYEHEKTRAVEYISTMHKAMDGVENFEYYSPTSRIRKLKKDQLERVPPVGLIHGTDDIIVPVQSSVRLCELLTSLSVTVTLYLLPKINHTEMVTDLMVPGRHFYHTVFGCIKQEYRKFIRPS, from the exons AT GTACAATATGAGACTTCCTGTTGCAGCTGCTGCAATAATTGTAGCTATTCCGTACAGCATCTCACTTACTGCTCAGTGGTTTTACGGATGGCCTGATAAACCCGGGTACAAAAAGTATATAGAGGCTCTCAAACCCAA ACGAATATACCATTTGACAAGGGCGGTGCtggaaatgatgaaatatctgCAGTACAGCAAGCTATATTTCCAATGGAAACTGTGGTACAAGAAAAACGATAATAAGCAATGTGTGAAA GGTATTCCCTTTGGGCACAGAGGTAACAAATTAGACTTGTACCATTCCCCAAGACTGGACCAGTCAGACACAGAGCTCAGCCCAGTAGTCGTGTTTGTCTATGGAGGGGCCTGGGGCTCAGGAGAGAGATCCATGTACTGTCTGCTTGCTATACAAATGGCTAAAGAGCTTAATGCTTCAGTGATTTGCCCTGATTATTCCACATATCCAAAG GGGAATGTTTTAAATATGGTTCAGGACATAAGTGACAGTCTGATGTGGGTGAGAGAGAACGGACATTCATTCCATCTTGACAAA GATAATATAGTGTTAATAGGCCACTCAGCAGGAGCTCATCTGTGTGCGCTGACCACACTGTTTCTACTGGAAGGTGTGGAGTCGCTGTTCATCGAGCCattcagacagagagaaatgataAACTCGATTAAAGGCGTCATAG GTTTGAGTGGCGTGTACGATGTAATGGACCATTATGAACATGAGAAGACACGAGCTGTTGAATACATCTCCACTATGCACAAAGCCATGGATGGCGTCGAGAACTTTGAGTACTATTCACCTACATCTCGAATCAGGAAGCTAAAGAAGGACCAGTTAGAAAG agttcctccagtAGGATTGATCCATGGCACTGATGACATCATCGTTCCAGTGCAGTCATCAGTGCGACTGTGTGAGCTCCTCACTTCACTCTCCGTCACCGTCACCCTGTACCTCCTGCCCAAAATCAATCACACTGAGATGGTCACAGATCTCATGGTGCCAGGCAGACACTTTTATCATACAGTATTTGGCTGCATCAAACAGGAATACCGAAAATTTATTAGACCATCTTAA